The Neomonachus schauinslandi chromosome 4, ASM220157v2, whole genome shotgun sequence genome includes a region encoding these proteins:
- the LY6H gene encoding lymphocyte antigen 6H: MLPAAMNGLGLVLLAALLCSAPAHGLWCQDCTLTTNSSHCTPKQCQPSDTVCASVRITDPSSSRKDHSVNKMCASSCDFVKRHFFSDYLMGFINSGILKVDVDCCGGDLCNGGPGAGGSLWALAGGLLLSLGPALLGAGP; this comes from the exons ATGCTGCCTGCAGCCATGAACGGCCTCGGCCTGGTGCTGCTGGCCGCCCTGCTGTGCTCTGCGCCCG CTCATGGCCTGTGGTGCCAGGACTGCACCCTGACCACCAACTCGAGCCATTGCACCCCAAAGCAGTGCCAGCCGTCGGATACAGTGTGCGCCAGCGTCCGGATCACCGACCCCAGTAGCA GCAGGAAGGATCATTCCGTGAACAAGATGTGCGCCTCATCCTGTGACTTCGTGAAGCGACACTTCTTCTCAGACTATCTGATGGGCTTCATTAACTCTGGGATCTTAAAAGTGGACGTGGACTGTTGCGGGGGAGACCTGTGCAacggggggccgggggcggggggcagcctCTGGGCCCTGGCTGGGGGCCTCCTGCTCAGCCTCGGGCCCGCCCTCCTCGGGGCTGGGCCCTGA